A part of Drosophila bipectinata strain 14024-0381.07 chromosome 3L, DbipHiC1v2, whole genome shotgun sequence genomic DNA contains:
- the Cpr78E gene encoding endocuticle structural glycoprotein ABD-5, translating into MFKIVIISLAVCLAVVLSAPVDHVASSTQPPIAILESTHEKHDDGSYNFSYLGEDGTHRREEAVVRNQGTENEYLEISGSYSYFDAEGKEVTVTYKADDHGFVPEGGAILPQISVAAKQVSEQVSQPDLDYVKPPKV; encoded by the exons ATGTTCAAGATC GTCATCATCTCGTTGGCCGTGTGCCTGGCGGTGGTTCTGAGTGCCCCAGTGGATCATGTGGCCTCCAGCACCCAGCCACCGATTGCCATATTGGAGTCTACGCACGAGAAGCACGACGATGGCTCCTACAACTTTTCCTACTTGGGCGAGGACGGCACTCACCGGCGCGAGGAGGCGGTGGTCAGGAACCAAGGCACTGAAAATGAATACCTCGAAATCAGCGGCTCGTACTCCTACTTCGATGCTGAAGGCAAGGAGGTGACCGTGACCTACAAGGCCGATGACCACGGTTTTGTTCCGGAGGGAGGTGCCATCCTGCCGCAGATCTCGGTGGCAGCCAAGCAAGTTAGCGAGCAGGTTTCTCAACCAGACCTGGATTATGTAAAGCCCCCAAAGGTCTAA
- the LOC108133918 gene encoding pyruvate kinase: MGEYGELVEPQSTMESIIDNLFTRLRLIAVDVEKVQRSKEFLTTMQRRSTFLRLLGPADDDSIHRESELALLHTKFSLNSNLYGMMDALDEDIGDEEMSEDLCQMSFEEDRWHSFFPGFEILNSPMPSDPNESRKCVELSVLTPCDREIKAYLINGVRCFMLNLFVGTQRDNQMLIVRLREAEICVSREFGFPVASSIVAKMTPRHQYTGSFSAQYRHDGILSVELPKNHKVELSVDREYSDRCTIDIIYVNARFLLIDVMKYDYILIGDDIQLVVKEVHADYLDCCVVKGGTLTAHMPVLFPSRCRRFRVSYEELEDLTFAREVGINVVISHIVGTPAYMKNLEEAMLTMHCDGMRLFARVVLNEIQGCDGELNWATKEYDGFLVELALPEKVPDIMHLCPNAECFMQLAYESKKPILFNPAYIDQQILRVDPEHYYYTFYYPDKYVVPCFHPSPTRYFSFLQNAIFEQITPQALGKAPYCDRSHTGADTLARAVVTAAMEVQAAAIIVIGVTPRMVQKISHFRPHAPILFVSHMRSAEDYVSVFFNVTMLSFRTKSFITHQRNIFRKAIYALAYLLKRKTVKQNDKVIMVYNFEERTTFPEKYIIYKVDKNHFPRHMAETLFPTDREQKKDSLKDIEPLKEG, from the exons ATGGGTGAATATGGCGAACTTGTGGAACCCCAGAGCACCATGGAGTCCATAATCGACAATCTGTTCACCCGATTAAGGCTCATTGCCGTGGACGTGGAGAAGGTGCAGCGATCCAAGGAGTTCCTGACCACCATGCAGCGACGCAGCACATTCCTGCGGCTACTGGGTCCTGCGGACGACGACAGCATCCACCGGGAAAGCGAACTGGCCTTGCTGCACACCAAGTTCTCGTTGAACTCGAACTTGTACGGAATGATGGACGCCTTGGATGAGGACATCGGAGACGAGGAGATGAGTGAGGACCTGTGCCAAATGTCCTTTGAGGAGGATCGCTGGCATAGCTTTTTTCCGGGATTCGAGATCCTAAATAGCCCAATGCCCAGCGATCCCAATGAGAGCCGCAAGTGCGTGGAACTATCTGTACTGACACCCTGCGATCGGGAAATCAAGGCCTATCTAA TTAACGGCGTCCGCTGCTTCATGTTGAATCTTTTCGTGGGCACTCAGCGGGACAACCAGATGCTGATCGTTAGGCTCCGGGAGGCGGAGATCTGTGTGTCCAGGGAGTTTGGCTTCCCGGTGGCGTCCTCCATTGTAGCGAAAATGACCCCCCGCCACCAGTACACCGGCTCATTCAGTGCCCAGTATCGGCACGATGGTATCTTGTCTGTGGAACTACCCAAGAATCACAAGGTCGAACTGTCCGTGGACCGGGAGTACTCCGATCGGTGCACCATCGACATCATTTACGTAAATGCACGTTTCCTGCTCATCGACGTAATGAAATACGACTACATTCTGATCGGCGATGACATCCAGCTGGTGGTCAAGGAAGTGCACGCAGATTACCTTGACTGTTGCGTCGTCAAAGGCGGTACCCTTACTGCCCACATGCCGGTGCTTTTCCCTTCCAGATGCCGGCGCTTTAGGGTGTCGTATGAGGAGCTGGAGGATCTGACATTTGCCCGTGAGGTGGGCATTAATGTGGTGATTAGCCATATCGTCGGCACCCCGGCGTATATGAAAAATCTGGAGGAGGCGATGCTCACCATGCATTGCGACGGCATGCGGCTATTTGCCAGGGTGGTGCTCAACGAGATTCAGGGCTGCGACGGAGAGCTCAACTGGGCCACCAAAGAGTACGATGGTTTTCTGGTAGAGCTCGCCTTGCCGGAAAAGGTGCCGGACATAATGCACCTGTGTCCCAACGCCGAGTGCTTCATGCAACTGGCCTACGAATCCAAAAAGCCCATCCTCTTTAATCCGGCTTACATAGATCAGCAAATACTGAGAGTGGATCCGGAGCACTACTACTACACGTTCTACTACCCCGACAAGTATGTCGTGCCCTGCTTCCATCCCAGCCCAACCCGTTACTTCAGCTTCCTGCAGAACGCAATCTTTGAGCAGATTACCCCACAGGCTCTGGGAAAGGCCCCGTACTGCGATCGATCCCACACGGGAGCGGACACCTTGGCCCGTGCCGTGGTTACGGCCGCCATGGAGGTCCAAGCAGCGGCGATTATCGTGATCGGTGTGACCCCAAGAATGGTCCAAAAGATCTCCCACTTTCGGCCACATGCGCCCATTCTGTTCGTCAGCCACATGCGTTCCGCTGAGGACTATGTGTCGGTATTCTTCAATGTTACCATGCTTTCCTTCCGCACCAAGAGCTTCATCACCCACCAGAGGAACATCTTCCGGAAGGCCATCTATGCTCTGGCCTATCTTCTGAAGCGGAAAACGGTCAAGCAAAACGACAAGGTCATCATGGTGTACAATTTCGAGGAGCGTACCACCTTTCCTGAGAAGTATATCATTTACAAAGTGGACAAGAACCACTTCCCCAGGCACATGGCAGAAACGCTCTTCCCTACGGACAGGGAGCAGAAAAAGGACTCCCTCAAGGACATCGAGCCTTTGAAAGAGGGTTga
- the Als2 gene encoding alsin homolog has product MMASEADATTSGDQESFDIYYEGQRLQLHWRGVPPLTRSPASCIRRIGESLLLLTTDHALYSAHLQANRSSLELELLRTDILDIDFCSGSQELFVVLTNGSVQRQVVTGSGREIHHPHTWQTLSFDPLELLAEGVRIRRVCCSTQGVVFVGSAGETYVMGSCGEVFNSEKQPRHMRLYEEGKELLDLAAGNEHFVMLVAPYNIADDVLQLPVASSKDDAEDERASVKSLSSGNSERSFAANTRHLLHQGYALLHTQIFTFGASNNGLLGTGDHIRRANVARLQKLDSMGVCSIAAGLEHTVARTLDGRLYHWGLNTHQQLGEDVSSPMEITISDQAAYLPPEQKSALEATCGDYQTLFLNAEGQVQSLQPPPPLRHLQQSSTFAQTLLQLQLGAAWPQQLRLLMCSGGYTLQNHRQFQRQYHYYLSHLQSQLQLLLKHRQAVQTLEIWQRQSALEALSALGPLLVSWNRMLCLLVATLHSLEGFYRADFVQPADLLFICHHKEYIDLFDAYTKAYCDIYSVNGFGEAVASILCLNSPLAELNEESYVTRLFQQPFSIYQLFVQFMELLVRTQPEYGEHRVAWAEFARLSCISQELAVNTRDFWSSNDRNPRIVQFRRRQRRVILTSTLVPLKLVTSGIGRVSSNSFILFSDFLCQVSGTSLYSYPLTTLWVWSEGDMCLRLTTPEKSLVVATRTQEMRKVWQDQLQSSIVAALGRPLGSPVPSSRSTGYEFSREHPKFSRVKACGTWRKGVLHGNCYLEYPDGSVYCGELHQGVIEGYGKMVIPSSGLYVGHFKGGRFHGHGVYEIHSKDSPESEVYEGNFCEGLFHGHGMMRNNRYIYVGEYQANARSGYGVMEDLVTGDKYMGMFVDNKRSGIGNCITNHGDYFEGNFAGDDLVGNGVAVFENDYYYEGELTLHGPNGRGEYYMPNSDAGASSGSVDANGEADDCCELIGNKMFGQLSGSWETVRIQAGELVLNRRFPKYPSSLGRQVVDHNRKWRSLFHNFESDLANCTASNPGSNQSAAGGTLRKPSKTSLSTAQIWNCIAVYMSKQRTREGSKPGNYFNNILLSLPLPQKTSSPLAKARSTTNTLNKLQSEAATVLNFLDFPPRRIHSQETLNSKPGGLQRADSLLSMGHNSSRDLDTGSLASFQLDQSLLNSTFNGDESTNINEAFATNNNNSISKHMNNSDSSITSTTSTSAMLDQVPSFGMASTLTEQDVASIRLYLEQAFKDRHHPLYALNERIANCFHYSYGYWKVKPTPILAKQAMREWESISRRIYRFIRKMFPALPEDYCHMEVSREVISHITLLYPLVLSEGIYSTLFVLYANKYSRKDEMYRQNLNYAEKLKDQELVELMGHESFLHTVMLDPKFEESVQTLKQLQEKFSPQDMLTVIQRSTQLLTEAYEHAMAANAAQLNADNMIPLTMLTMLRAAVPHLGAELALLDDLTGGPNFQAEMNGMAGYCYTTLKAAYEHVTLRALQKTP; this is encoded by the exons ATGATGGCCAGTGAAGCGGATGCAACGACCTCCGGCGATCAGGAGTCCTTCGACATATACTACGAAGGTCAACGCCTGCAGCTCCactggcgtggagtgcctccCTTGACAAGATCGCCCGCATCTTGCATCCGCCGTATAGGCGAGTCATTGCTCCTCCTGACCACCGACCACGCCCTTTACTCCGCCCACTTGCAGGCTAATCGTAGCTCTCTGGAGCTGGAACTCCTGCGCACGGATATCCTGGATATAGACTTTTGCTCAGGTAGCCAAGAACTCTTCGTGGTGCTCACAAATGGCTCAGTACAGCGACAGGTGGTTACGGGATCTGGCAGAGAAATCCACCATCCGCACACCTGGCAGACACTCAGCTTCGATCCCCTGGAACTGCTGGCTGAGGGTGTTCGTATCCGAAGAGTCTGCTGTTCCACCCAGGGAGTGGTCTTCGTGGGCTCAGCCGGAGAAACTTACGTGATGGGCAGTTGTGGAGAGGTCTTTAACTCGGAGAAACAGCCACGTCACATGCGGCTCTACGAGGAGGGTAAGGAACTGCTCGATCTGGCCGCAGGCAACGAACACTTTGTGATGCTGGTGGCTCCATATAACATTGCGGACGATGTGCTCCAGCTGCCGGTGGCCAGCAGCAAAGACGATGCTGAGGACGAACGTGCCTCCGTTAAATCCCTAAGCAGCGGGAATTCGGAACGAAGCTTTGCAGCGAATACACGGCATCTGCTGCATCAGGGCTATGCCCTGCTCCACACTCAAATATTCACTTTTGGAGCATCGAACAATGGCCTACTTGGAACAGGAGATCATATCCGAAGAGCAAATGTGGCGCGACTTCAGAAGCTAGACAGTATGGGTGTCTGCAGCATTGCTGCCGGACTGGAGCATACTGTGGCCAGGACCCTGGACGGCCGCCTCTATCATTGGGGCTTAAATACTCACCAGCAGCTGGGCGAGGATGTGAGCTCGCCCATGGAAATCACCATCTCGGATCAAGCAGCCTATCTGCCGCCGGAGCAGAAATCAGCCCTTGAGGCCACTTGCGGAGATTACCAAACCCTGTTTCTGAATGCGGAGGGACAAGTCCAATCGCTGCAGCCGCCACCGCCCTTGCGGCACCTGCAGCAGTCCAGCACCTTTGCCCAAACTTTGCTGCAACTTCAACTGGGAGCGGCATGGCCCCAGCAGCTGCGACTCCTCATGTGCTCCGGTGGATATACACTTCAAAACCATCGGCAGTTCCAGCGGCAGTACCACTACTACCTGAGCCACCTTCAAtcgcagctgcagctgctccTGAAGCATCGCCAGGCAGTCCAAACTCTCGAAATCTGGCAGCGTCAATCCGCGCTGGAGGCACTCAGCGCCCTGGGCCCACTGCTGGTCAGCTGGAACCGGATGCTGTGCCTGCTGGTGGCCACGTTGCACTCACTGGAGGGTTTCTACCGGGCGGACTTTGTGCAGCCCGCGGATCTGCTGTTTATCTGCCACCACAAGGAGTACATCGATCTCTTCGATGCCTACACCAAGGCATATTGCGATATCTATTCCGTGAATGGATTTGGCGAAGCGGTGGCCTCCATTTTGTGCCTGAACAGCCCCCTGGCGGAGCTGAACGAGGAGAGCTATGTCACCAGATTGTTCCAGCAACCCTTCAGCATATATCAGCTATTTGTGCAGTTTATGGAGCTGCTGGTGAGGACGCAGCCGGAGTACGGTGAGCACCGAGTTGCCTGGGCGGAGTTCGCGCGTCTTAGCTGCATCAGCCAGGAGTTGGCAGTGAACACCAGGGATTTCTGGAGCAGCAATGACCGGAATCCCAGAATAGTGCAGTTTAGACGACGTCAGCGACGTGTGATTCTGACCTCCACGTTGGTGCCATTAAAACTGGTTACTTCGGGTATCGGTAGAGTGTCCAGCAACAGCTTCATTCTGTTCTCCGACTTTCTCTGCCAAGTGAGCGGTACCTCCTTGTACTCTTATCCCCTGACCACTTTGTGGGTCTGGTCGGAGGGTGACATGTGCCTTCGTTTGACGACTCCGGAAAAGAGCTTAGTGGTGGCCACGCGTACGCAAGAGATGCGAAAAGTATGGCAGGACCAGCTGCAATCGAGCATTGTGGCAGCCCTTGGGAGACCTCTGGGCAGTCCAGTTCCTAGCTCACGTTCTACAGGCTATGAATTTAGTCGGGAACATCCCAAATTCTCCCGGGTGAAAGCTTGTGGTACTTGGAGGAAGGGTGTCTTGCACGGTAACTGCTACTTGGAGTACCCGGATGGAAGTGTCTATTGTGGGGAACTGCACCAAGGAGTCATCGAAG GTTACGGAAAGATGGTGATTCCTTCGTCGGGACTCTACGTCGGCCACTTCAAGGGAGGGCGCTTTCACGGACATGGAGTCTACGAAATCCACTCGAAGGATTCACCCGAGAGCGAAGTATACGAGGGTAACTTTTGCGAGGGGCTGTTTCATGGCCACGGAATGATGCGAAACAATCGCTACATCTACGTGGGCGAGTACCAGGCCAATGCCAGGAGTGGGTATGGAGTAATGGAAGACCTAGTGACGGGGGACAAGTACATGGGCATGTTCGTGGATAACAAGCGGTCTGGAATCGGCAATTGCATCACCAATCATGGCGATTACTTCGAGGGCAACTTTGCCGGCGACGATCTGGTGGGCAATGGGGTGGCTGTCTTCGAGAATGACTACTACTATGAGGGCGAACTGACGCTCCACGGTCCTAATGGTCGCGGGGAGTACTATATGCCCAACAGCGACGCAGGGgctagtagtggatctgtggATGCCAATGGCGAGGCTGATGACTGCTGTGAACTGATTGGAAACAAGATGTTCGGTCAACTGAGCGGCAGTTGGGAGACAGTTCGCATCCAGGCAGGAGAGCTGGTGCTCAATAGACGGTTTCCAAAGTATCCCAG CTCCTTGGGCCGCCAAGTGGTGGATCACAATCGCAAGTGGCGTTCCTTGTTTCACAACTTTGAATCCGACCTGGCTAACTGTACGGCCAGCAACCCTGGAAGCAATCAATCAGCAGCAGGCGGCACGCTCCGGAAACCCTCGAAAACCTCGCTGAGTACGGCTCAGATTTGGAACTGCATTGCCGTGTACATGAGCAAGCAGAGAACTCGAGAGGGCTCGAAGCCGGGAAACTATTTCAACAACATCCTTCTCAGCCTACCCTTGCCGCAAAAGACTTCGTCGCCCTTGGCCAAGGCGCGATCCACCACGAACACCCTGAACAAGCTACAGTCGGAGGCTGCTACGGTCCTGAACTTCTTGGACTTTCCACCGCGACGCATTCACTCCCAGGAGACGCTAAACAGCAAGCCGGGTGGCCTGCAGCGGGCGGACAGTCTGCTTTCCATGGGTCACAATTCGTCGCGGGATTTGGATACAGGCAGCCTGGCTAGTTTCCAGTTAGACCAGAGCCTGCTAAACAGCACCTTCAATGGCGATGAATCTACCAATATCAACGAGGCCTTTGCcaccaacaataacaatagcATATCAAAGCATATGAACAACAGCGATAGCTCCATTACCTCGACAACATCGACCAGTGCAATGCTCGACCAAGTGCCAAGTTTCGGCATGGCTAGTACCCTTACAGAGCAGGATGTGGCCTCGATACGGCTTTATTTAGAGCAGGCCTTTAAAGATCGTCACCATCCTCTGTACGCATTGAATGAACGTATAGCGAATTGTTTCCACTACTCCTACGGGTATTGGAAGGTGAAGCCCACGCCAATCCTGGCCAAGCAGGCGATGCGGGAGTGGGAGTCTATATCACGTCGCATTTACCGCTTTATTCGCAAGATGTTTCCCGCTCTGCCGGAGGACTACTGCCACATGGAGGTCAGCCGAGAGGTAATCTCTCACATCACTTTGCTCTACCCGCTGGTACTCTCCGAAGGCATATACTCCACCCTGTTTGTTTTGTACGCGAACAAGTACAGTCGCAAGGACGAGATGTACAGGCAAAATCTAAACTATGCTGAGAAGCTGAAGGACCAAGAACTCGTTGAACTCATGGGCCATGAGAG TTTCCTGCACACTGTGATGCTGGATCCCAAGTTTGAGGAGTCGGTGCAGACATTGAAGCAACTGCAGGAGAAGTTTAGTCCCCAGGACATGTTGACTGTGATACAGCGCAGCACGCAACTACTGACGGAAGCCTATGAGCATGCTATGGCAG CCAACGCTGCCCAGCTTAATGCGGATAACATGATACCGCTGACCATGCTTACTATGCTGCGTGCTGCAGTTCCCCATTTGGGAGCAGAGCTGGCCCTGCTGGACGATCTGACGGGTGGCCCCAATTTCCAGGCCGAGATGAACGGAATGGCGGGCTACTGCTACACCACACTGAAAGCCGCCTACGAGCATGTTACTCTGCGGGCTCTGCAAAAGACCCCTTGA
- the LOC108133944 gene encoding early endosome antigen 1 — protein sequence MDAPYLPDDSGNFSFTSDDGSSTGGDAGPKQEPESMFLVRQELLRSRSEVERLLKSEQWYKQELKSQKHSRLETLERLYAQERKYLVENQRLQQEATRLNAKCATLENQQEQGQPRSPSISVPNTNDSDSTDGASFEAKQQEARLRDQRQLIDVLRKQKKMLLEDIQRLSLEHDEKLIQLQQTLAGMELESKHMTGKCKQLLEEKSQMEHQLALRSTALRGVTAEREQLRQVIAELNETLQTQEHLLALKEQEFLDLKQYYQQKLSRESSVDLMHSYSLKFHEEINSKTSEIASLKNSLNELQAELVMMSQLKEQNEEQQRQLEQLEFTLQAQLLEQEQLRQSDALKLEQVENLSQSIVSLELEKETLKENLQAAQRKITKLEKEVQRLHHQYTEMRTLCEEIKEQLKSEKKSMAELQEKGSIKENELLNKLKEYSDQCSQLRETLSVVESQISDHNKQAEVWQNKIKIMEDSKHQQEKRNFQNQAIQTDGDDPILLQRIEVLEKQLSDVKAQKQQTVALLQKLLQQQDAKIKSTNEMEADWLQLLETLQATQKLEQDMRLELQQKTVELEQLNELFADQNEELLKLQKLSLAKDVENRLELQLLKETFQENQEIHSTDSMNIQRLQSQVKTLLDEREENARQEHRAVDCLRSLAQVLEVETGRRLQNIKCWPQLAKLLRKELRSGRVHHRKAEELPGLKLKLAEVSGKHEQAMARIKLLEQTLAAERLRFEASDSGKSTASTTPLEPAHEVANLIDDYKKLVQQTARETGRPRNSHILELIERSQRCHPNLCQLSEGVLACRSDVEQLNKLLSAAQRGTGVMPSLMEELRAVTEHS from the exons ATGGACGCACCCTATTTGCCAGACGACTCCGGAAACTTCAGCTTCACCAGCGACGATGGAAGCTCCACGGGGGGCGATGCTGGGCCGAAACAGGAGCCGGAATCCATGTTTCTTGTGCGCCAGGAGCTACTGAGATCCCGCAGCGAAGTTGAGCGTCTCCTGAAGTCGGAACAATGGTACAAACAGGAGCTAAAGTCGCAAAAACACAGCCGGCTGGAGACTCTGGAGCGCCTGTACGCCCAGGAGCGAAAATATCTGGTGGAAAATCAGAGGCTGCAACAGGAGGCCACCCGTCTAAATGCAAAATGTGCCACGCTGGAAAATCAGCAAGAACAGGGACAGCCCAGGTCCCCAAGTATATCTGTGCCCAACACGAATGACTCAGATTCTACAGATGGCGCTTCTTTTGAAGCGAAACAGCAAGAAGCGCGTCTCCGGGATCAGCGCCAACTGATAGACGTCCTGCGAAAGCAGAAGAAGATGCTTCTGGAGGACATACAAAGGCTAAGTCTCGAGCACGACGAGAAGCTGATACAATTGCAGCAAACCTTGGCGGGAATGGAACTGGAGAGCAAACACATGACCGGAAAATGCAAGCAGTTGCTGGAGGAAAAGAGCCAAATGGAGCATCAATTGGCGCTGAGAAGCACCGCCTTGCGAGGTGTCACCGCCGAACGAGAACAACTCCGCCAGGTCATTGCCGAGCTAAATGAAACGCTGCAAACCCAAGAACATCTGCTGGCCCTCAAGGAGCAAGAGTTCCTCGATTTGAAGCAGTACTACCAGCAAAAGTTATCCCGGGAGAGCAGCGTAGATCTGATGCACTCGTATAGCCTCAAATTTCACGAGGAGATCAACAGCAAGACAAGTGAAATAGCCAGTTTAAAGAACTCCCTCAACGAGCTTCAGGCGGAGTTGGTTATGATGTCTCAGCTGAAGGAACAGAACGAGGAACAGCAACGTCAATTAGAGCAGCTAGAATTTACATTGCAAGCTCAGCTTCTGGAGCAGGAGCAACTACGGCAAAGCGATGCGCTTAAACTGGAGCAGGTGGAAAATTTAAGTCAGTCTATAGTTTCATTAGAGCTGGAAAAGGAAACTCTTAAAGAAAATCTTCAAGCGGCCCAACGTAAAATTACGAAATTGGAAAAAGAAGTCCAAAGACTTCATCATCAATATACGGAGATGAGGACTTTATGCGAAGAAATTAAAGAGCAACTGAAAAGTGAGAAAAAATCCATGGCAGAACTCCAAGAAAAGGGCTCTATTAAAGAAAACGAGCTATTAAACAAGCTGAAAGAATATTCGGATCAGTGTAGTCAACTTAGAGAGACATTATCCGTAGTAGAGTCTCAAATAAGTGACCACAACAAGCAGGCAGAGGTTTGGCAGAATAAGATAAAAATAATGGAGGACTCCAAGCATCAACAGGAAAAGAGGAACTTCCAAAATCAAGCCATCCAAACTGACGGTGATGATCCCATTCTACTCCAACGGATTGAGGTTTTGGAAAAGCAGCTATCCGATGTCAAGGCCCAAAAACAGCAAACTGTTGCCCTGCTCCAGAAACTACTCCAGCAACAGGATGCCAAAATCAAGAGCACCAATGAAATGGAGGCCGACTGGCTGCAGCTTCTCGAAACCCTACAAGCCACTCAAAAACTAGAGCAGGACATGCGCTTGGAACTTCAGCAGAAGACCGTGGAACTGGAGCAACTAAACGAACTCTTTGCTGACCAAAATGAGGAGCTGCTAAAACTTCAGAAGTTGAGTCTAGCCAAGGACGTAGAAAATAGGTTGGAACTGCAGCTATTAAAGGAAACATTCCAGGAGAATCAGGAGATCCACTCCACTGATTCTATGAACATACAAAGGCTACAGAGTCAAGTCAAGACATTGCTTGATGAGCGAGAGGAAAACGCGCGGCAGGAGCACAGGGCGGTAGACTGCCTCAGGTCACTGGCCCAAGTGCTCGAGGTGGAAACGGGTAGGCGGCTGCAGAACATCAAGTGTTGGCCCCAACTAGCCAAACTTTTGCGCAAGGAACTGCGAAGTGGAAGAGTCCACCACCGCAAGGCCGAGGAGTTGCCTGGACTCAAGCTAAAGCTGGCAGAAGTTAGTGGCAAGCACGAGCAGGCTATGGCCAGGATTAAG CTTTTGGAGCAAACTCTAGCTGCAGAGCGTCTGCGTTTTGAGGCCTCCGACTCTGGAAAGTCAACAGCGAGCACCACACCGCTAGAGCCCGCACATGAGGTTGCTAATCTAATTGACGACTACAAGAAG CTCGTCCAACAAACCGCAAGGGAGACGGGACGCCCACGAAACAGCCACATCCTGGAGCTGATCGAACGTAGTCAACGGTGCCATCCAAATTTGTGCCAATTAAGCGAAGGTGTCCTCGCCTGTCGCTCCGATGTAGAGCAGCTGAACAAGCTGCTTTCCGCCGCTCAGAGGGGTACTGGGGTCATGCCCTCCCTGATGGAAGAACTCCGCGCTGTAACCGAACATTCTTAG